Part of the Calliopsis andreniformis isolate RMS-2024a chromosome 12, iyCalAndr_principal, whole genome shotgun sequence genome, TATATCTTCCCTAATAAGTGAAACAAAGGcgataattatttaatttttttttgtacAATTTAGTTAAATGTTATGAAATTATCACAAAAGTTACgacttcttttattttatatttatcaatAAATACTTATTATTAGATAAATAGATACAGATTTACTGTTCGCTTCTAGAGTACGGTACCTATAGATATAGACTACAGTAAATTATAGttcaattcagtattgaattgATTTTATAATATCAACTCGATGTGAAATAAAATTCGTTTGACCAATATGCTATAAACTCTTTACGACACCGAAACAATATCAATAATGAAATGTGTAGCAGAAAATTTGATACTCACGACTCCGATTTATCTACATGTATCGTGTTCTCAACATCAACGAACACGCAACATAAAATGAATTCAGTAAAAGCTCGTACAATTCAACATGAGTTGTTTAGTAATAAAATTATCATGCTCGAGTTATTATAGCTGACTCATTTTGCATGAAGCTTTGACAAACTTTTACGAACTACTCgcgcaattctcaaacatcagttcgagaATGAATTATTTCAGGGAGCAGAGAGAGGAAGCCAGCTGTTGGTACATCGTTTTTACTGTTTCCACCTAACGGTTCTGCTTGGTTTATCCAAACTTGTTATTACGCTTCTCTAATAATAAATATGTGGTTGTAAGACAAAATGACCTCAGTCATATTTTCGAAATATTCGAGTCAAGATCTTAATTGTTAAAAGTGTCAAAGTGttaaaagaactttttcacTTAAAACTAAGGATTCAAGAAGACAAGTTCATAAGACAGTActgaagttgaaaactttaaatattaatacataTTTCAAAAACAAAAACGTGTGACTTAAGTAATTTTACCTTACAATTACAGAAATATCAtgtgattgaaaaacagttttacAGTGGTCTGTAATATTCGCATTATGTTCCAAGTTTCTTATATTATAAATGTCAAAACGTCCCGACAAGTTACTTTTCCGTTCCTTTTTTTTCCTTATGTTTTAAATCGTATCAATTTCTTCGTTATTAGTCATTGAACTAATTTAAATTACTTTTGACATTAATTTGACTTGTACGTTTTAAAAACTTGATGAAATTCTCTGTTCTCTTTTAGTAAtggtttaattttaaataaatttccctATTTAATTATTGTATTTCAAGCAATGGAGCAATATGTGTTCTTTTGTAATTATTGAGTTGCAATTGAAGCAAATAGATGTCGGTTCAGTTCCTTGACTTCTATTAATCAGTTACACTTGTACTTGTAATTCTAGAATTTTTATGAATATTCAGtgttaaatataaaaaaaagcatAAAAATAGGCATTTTAATATAATACatcgaaaatttttatttttatttttatttttagtattAAAGTCTACTGCGTAAAAATCTACTGAGAGTTTTAATATTTTGAtgaatttatataattatttctaCTATAAGATCGTGTTTGAATTTACATAAAACTGTACTGATTGTACATAAGAAAGTTTAGTGGATTTTTTTATCGATAAAGTTATAATTGAAGAGCTTAATGCAAAAACTAGTCAACATTATTTCTTAGCAAAAACGACTTTTTCTGAagattttaatgtattttagtaTTCAATAGTTTCTTGTTAATATtgctgaatttttaaaaatgggGCTGACCGGTTTTTGCCATGAGTTTTTGCCAATACGTAAAACAGCTTTATAACTTTGCGTCATTTTATTCATGAATCTGAAACTGCAATATTACCAAGCATGAAAATTAAGATTAAACATGATTTAGTAACAAATTTTCTTATTTCCAAACAGAGAGTTTCAATTGCTTAGTTTTAgacaatttatatttatttgtaaTAGTTAAAAACTTCGACACTTAATATTTAGATTCATTGATTCTAAATAAATCGTTTCAGCTAACATCGAATCGAATGTTCTACTTTATGTTCACGATCATCGATATTATACATTCTACACATCTATATGTGTTGAACTAAAGCAAATGAGTGATATGTGTGTAAATGGAAATAATCCAACAATTTTGTTGAAATGAATCGTAAAATAAAATGGTAATTGAATACACGCTGTTTTattctatttaattttaattcctaCCATCGGTAACGTTGCAATCTTATTTCACTTCGAATCATTAATACCGGTTGTGATACAAACAATAGGAAATCTCGCTTTCAAATTAAACGTTTACATTTAATAGATTAACATTAGATTCGCTACAATTTAATATCTCCCAAgaagtttttttaaataatttagtcATCGAGGTAGTCGTTGTTACGTCACAaaacgtaaaaaaaattattgaaataaaatttatttttaacataTTGTGTTTACATTCAACAGATATGTAACCAGAATTCTTTCTTCTTTAATTTTACAGAATCCTTTTTTTATAAACAGTACTGTACCGTTAGTGTTTCCACTGGCGTCACTATAGACGCAAGTATACATATAATGGAAAGCTTATTGAATGGACTGTCATCGGAATTCTTTGATGGAAACGTCCTGTGTAAGTTCTTGAATTTAATATGTTCTGCTTAAAACAATATTTACTTAAATGCTCGCATTTGTACATACACTATACGTATGTATTATCTTATTACTAAAAAACAGAAGTATGGGTTAGTGGAACTACGATCTACAACAGTTGAACTACGACATTATACTTAGTTCATTGTAAATTGTAGCTGATTCACTTGATTGTAGTGCAATGCTTGTGCTTCAGTACGAAATTTGTAAATCCAAATAAGTTACGAATTTTATAAATGTAATATATACATTATCAGTAATTTGAtcatatgaaaatattttaaacatttgaTATCTGAGCCTAACCATTTTTAAACTTTTGTACAAAAAACCTAACTAACAGGATATAAATTCATTTGAACTTTCTAATATACCGTCACAGCtattatgtaaaataaataaacgaattatattatgattattgcgaaaaCCAACATTGGATTTATTAATCACAAAATGTTTGTTACAAATAAGCATATAAAAGTTATaaaagtatttgagtatttagattgactaattaattaatatttaatcaaGTAATTATCAAAGTAAATTTAATCTCTAATAAACTAAcaattaattttatataaattaaattacaGTTATATTCTATTATAAGCTTACGTGTATAGTATAATTTATATTCGTCTTTGCATATATTCAAACTTCCATAAATCAGTAGATATGTACAGTGTTTTAAGATAATCAGTTGATTTTATAATTATGGATATTCCTATAGGTAATGGCTCAAATGAATAATATCAAGAAAGATATATCAGATGGGGGAGAAAATGTTCTCGTATGTATATCTCATTTTATTAAAACTAAAATTATTGACGTTGTTACCAATATTATATTCATATTTCATCTGACTTATTATTACAAACGGATTTTGTTACattacatatattgtaatataTCTCTAAAACAGCTTTGCTTTACAATTTGTGTTaacacaatttttatttttcgctTGTCTGGTATAACTCAACTACTATATACAAGTGTGATAATGGTATGAAAGAATACCTTGAACCTAGATTTGAATGTCCTATTTGTTTAACTTGGCTACGCGATCCAGTTTTAACATCTTGTGGTCATAAGTTCTGTTCGCAATGTATATACACTTGGCTTCAGTAAGTTATATTCCATTGTAAaattaacatatatatatacatatatatatacacaaccTATTACATATACAATTTATATTTGGCGCACAATTTTCATTTGTAGAAAGGAAGGAGCTTGTTGTCCAGTTGATAGTCAACCATTGAAATCTGAAAGTGACTTATTCAGAGATTTATATACGAGCAGAGAGATATCACAGCAACGTACACCTTGTCCTTATCAACAATTTGGTTGTGAGATTAAATTATCACCAGTGGATATGGAAGTGCACGTAACTGaatgtatatataaaaaaaagctCCCAGATTCAGAAAACATTTACTGTCAATTTAAAAGCATTGGATGTATAGAAGTCTTTTGTACAGAAGAAGATTTGCATTCACATTTAGAAACAAATATGAATCTTCATTTAACTGTTAGTTATATCTTTTTTAACACAGTTACATTTCTCAGTAACATACTACTACTACAGACTACTACCTATCTACTTTATAGATGATTTTAAAAACATTACCACGACTATCTGTTAATACTAATGCAGTAGTTGCTGAGTCTAGGATGTGGGATCCACCGCCAAAATGTACATCTTCAGAAAAAACAGAACCATCATCAGAATGGCAGCAATTGTTAAAGTAAATTTTATGATTCGTCATACAAAATTGATCATTCCATAGACAGTTTCAAAAAAATGTTGAATGTTACTCTCTTTTGTAGGAGTCTGTATGAAAGAATAGTGGTGTTGGAACAACAAAACAGAGAACTGTCCATAACTGTTGCCAATCAAAAAAGCCAACTTACAACATTACAGACTTCTTTACAATTTAATCAAGAAGAAATGTTTTTGCGTAGCTGTAACGGTGTTTATATTTGGAGATTACAATCTTTTCATGAGAAACTTGAAAGTATGATAAATGATCCATTAAGAATGTTCTATAGTCCTGGGTTTTATACTAGTCCTAATGGGTATAAGATTTGCGCTAGAATTAATGTATCTTCTAAAGATTCTGAATTTTTATCATTACTTCTGCATATAATGAAATCAGAAAATGATGATGGTTTAGATTGGCCATTTAATGGTACAATGTGCTTTATTTTGGTAAATCCATGCGATTCAAACAAAGATATACGAGAAATGACATCATCGAGACCAGATCTTGAAGCATTTAGAAAGCCAGTGTGTGAATTAAATAAACGTAGTTTTGGCTATACAGAATTCGtacgaataagagatttaccagattttttaaataatgattGTTTAATCTTTAGAATAGAAGTTCGTGTACAAGATCGATATAGAATacctatttaataaaatattgtcgATTACTTcagttaattttttatttgagaCTCAACAGTTTCTTTCTATGTATACATGAAAGACTAGATAACTGATAGTGTGAGATAATGAGTCAATAACATTCGAGGTCGAATTGAAccgttaatattttttaatttaatataattttgaaataacATTTTATCGTAACATCTCTAAGTTAAAAGCAAAAAGTAAGATTTCTATGGTGATTTCATTAAATCTTTATATGTTAGGTCACTTCATAATTAATGTCACCTCTTgtaaattttgtttaaattaaaattgtttGTGGATTTTTCAGTGCCTGTACTGACTCAGGACACCTATGTCAGTTTGAATTCAATAATTGAATTTATCGTTTACAGCATTTTATGTTTAAGAAAAATACGTGTACGTATATATAATAGATAATAAAATACGTAAATGTATACGAACTACGAACGCAAGAAATGATACCGTAATCGCTGCTAAAAACAATTGTAAGATGTATGGAACTTTTTGAATGCAAGAACATTAATGTTCAAAAAATTTTAATCGCTATTTATCGAGCGACATAAAGTCGATCAAGGACTTCTGATAATTCTTAAGTCATTCTAAACTTTTACacgttgaatatttaaaactaaGATTACAGATAGCagtaaataataatataaataacaacGATTTGGAAGGGAATTCTACTTCACTATAAGTGTTCGGTTGCACGCCGCGAATACAActttcaataaaataaaaacgtataattgagTATACTTAGTCTTATATAGTAACATTTTATACTCTAGAGCTGACAAAGATGGGTcttcatttatttcaatcattATAAAGTGTTATAAAGAGTAAAAATGTTAATACAACTGAGGATCTAATCAAAATAACAAGTGACTATTTTATAACAAAACTTCAACGAATTTGTGAAGAAGCAATTCATCAGTTTTTGAAGGAGGGGAATATAGTTCTAAAAAACAACGAACGACATATTGTTAATGAATAGATATGGTAATTCCATTTTCTAGCATTTCAAATTTGCATACGTTAACGTAATATTACTTATACAATGACCTGATATCTTGTCACGATTAAGAACATTCATATTTCTTTCATGTTTTAAGTCGTTTGTTTACTAAGTTGAAGTATCGCTCAAGAtgaatacatttatttcaatttacttTAGCAAAGAAGACAGTTTTACTTATATTCATATAATTTTAGTCTGTCTTGTAAATATGTAATTTTTATACTATACTGTATGTAATGAAACAGAATCCGTCCTTTTGTTATGTGATGAAAATAaatgattaatattttttaaatagggTAATTTTATTAGTAGAATGCAATACTGCTGAAAGTTAACTTTGGTCTATAATTGTGTAAATATGtacttttaaaaaaaattgatccAAGAGACAGAATGAAAGTATGGCATAAAAGTATGTTCATTGAGAAATTCATTAATTTTACATATATTTCCTCTTTATCATATTTGGACCTGAGATAACTTGTAGTATGAATAATTTAAGAAGAAATAGTAAGAATGATTTATTTAGTTGTATATGGTTTGGTGTAAGTAACGTTTTATATGTAAATAAAATTGTActatgtatatattgtattatataactTCTAAAATGCTCAGAATTTACTtatattaattgtaaaataacaTATATATTCTATTTATCATTTAAACTGTTACAGTAGCCTGATATCTGAGAAAGTGGAATAATTGTAGAAAATCTGCCTAAGTATAAGCAAGATCTAAGTTacgtttttatattgtaaaatGCAAGTAAATATTAtacgttttttatttattttttctacTGTATTCACTGCTATTCTTgggttattaattaattatgtaGAATCATATTTACCTGTTTTATTAAGCCGTTTCTTTCGTTACGGCAAATTTTCGTGTAATGTTTATGAACCAATCATAGCACAAATAGAAGTGCCTAAACGGTAAGTAATAACACTATGACATGTCAATAAGTAttagaattttaaatataacAAGTACATAACATTTCAGATGGTTtaaacatttctacatttttgctGCACCCACTTCAAGTTGTATATTAtacctttgtatttataaatatttcttgAATGGCAATATTCCTGAAACTATTATATGGATATTAAATGCCACCTTAGGCGAAAATAGACAACCCCTAGGTACAGTATAAAGAATCTAATGAAACTTTCcatataaattttatttcttatttgaCATTCATGATTTTAGTGTCACCTGAAAGCACATTCTTGGCTACATTACTTTTGTGTTTACATTGCTGGAAACGATTCTATGAGACACAATGTGTGAATATCTTTAGTAACAAAATGATAAACATTTCTCATTATCTAGTTGGATTTTATCATTATATTGGAACTTTTTTATGTGTTATAGGTGAATCTATAGGATTTGTTGAAGGTAATTTCTGAAATTATTTAATCGAATTTAAGCACTTCCtacattaaaaaattgtttacataGGTTCTGAAGGAAATTTTTCTTGGCAGAATATTACGTACATTCAATTAGCTTGTGCAATTATTTTTATACTCTCATCTTATACTCAACTCAAAGCAAATTACATTCTTCGGAGTTTACGAAAAGACAAAGGCAATAAAACTAATTCTGCAGTATATAAAATACCACATGGTGGTCTGTTTGAAtatgtatcaggagcattgcacATAACGGAAATGATTATTTATTTAACACTTTCGATAATCTTGTGGAAAAGTATCACATTTCATTGTGTTTTACTTTGGGTTTTAGTAAATCAGGTATAATTATTTTGTAAAGTATTCTTAATATATGAATTATGTATTCTCGTAATAATCTACATTTCTCTTACACAGATAAGCACTGCTGTATTAACACACAAATGGTATTTACAAACGTTTAAGAATTATCCAACATCTCGTAAAATTTTAATTCCGTACCTCTTTTAAGTATTAATAAATGTAATGtataatttattattcatatttataaaaatgtttacagatagtatgtataaataaatttatggaaaataacatcaataattcaaataaaaaatgttttttattttagaaatatatatgtatttaatattttaaataatttgcaaTAATGAATAgtggttttaaatattttttctacATCACGTACAAACAAATTGAtcaaattataattatgatacaacagttttaacaatgATTGCAGGCTAAATTATGATGTTCAAATCCTTCTTCGCATGCAgcctaattttttaatttcaatggGCAAGTAAAAAGTTCTCTTTGCAATATACAGAAATGATTATTTTCTATACTTCTCTATTTATCTGAATAGTAAGCTGAAACAGAAAAATCATTCCTCTCTAAGATACAATGTAATATCGATTcttaaaaaagtataaaatgtGGAGTATATTATTATACTCATTGAAATTTTATACATAAATTGAAAACAATGAATATATTAATATACTCCAATATAGTAATAATATAAAGCAAGAGAATATAATCCAATATAGTCCTTTTAATTAAGTatgaaatttcattttaatttaacATACCTGTATGGATATCCTTGTGCTTTATTCCTAAATATTGACAATAGGAGGCTAAAGAAAATGGCAACTAATCCTGTACCTATAGCAGCAAATATTCGTCGTTTTTTCACATCACCTTTACGTGATGCAGCTTCTGTCATTAAAATCATACCTAATACTACTGCTCCATCTAATTACATCTCATTAaggaaaatattgtataatatcGTAGAAATATACTCAAATTGCTTTTAATTTGCTGATATTTTCCAAGTATGTATATTTTTGATCCATAGTTAAAACAAagcatttatttatgaaaaggaTACTCAAAACCATGACAATGTATGTTTCTAAAATAAATTGACCTTGAGAAGAAGCGTGAATGTAAGCTACATTTCCATCAGGTGATTTATGTATAAATGGTGGTCCTCGTATATGGTTCCACATTTGTCCAGATATCATTGTAAGAGTAAAGAACTATATCAAATAATCACATTAAAGCACattgttttataatttttaaatttatgtttCAGACTTATTACTTAATTTAGTTATATATTACCAGTGCACCAAGTCCCCAAATCGTTTTATTGTAAATAAAGTCCAAATTATTACGTCTCAGATACAAAAATCCTCCAATAAGAATTAATAACATTATTATAGCTACTGTTCCAGAATAATTTGGAGGTCTAAATATTCTAATCTATaacatattcaaaaatattataCAACTTTTGTTTTACATCTATTAAGTTCTTTGTAAGAATATGAATAAGCAATTACCTGAATATCAGTACGTTCAGATATCCATTTTGCAATTGCTTCTGCTCCAAATCCTACTCTTTGGATATCCATAGTATCCGCAGGTTTTGGTTTTCCCTTTGGTGGAAAATGCATATATACTGGAGCAGTATTTAATCGCATCTAATTAAAAAAAGTTGACTTTCAaagatatttataaatatatataatgtaaacatatatttgcaaatataaaatagTTTGCATACCATTTGAAATACATCTGACCCTTCATCAAAATCTACAGTTGCAAAGAATAATTTTTTTGAATGAGCTTGTAAGTATCTGAATGAATTTGCTACAATCACAAATTCATCTTTTGCATGCCTAAAAAAGCATAAATGTATCAAGAcattataatacaatttaacgTTCTTCTAAGATAAGTAAAATTTAAATCTACCTGCATATTTGGCACTGTCTTTGCGGTGCCATTGCAGTAAACATTACCACGACAGAATAATTTCTTGGTGTAGTCCTGACATATTCTTTAAACTTTGCGCCATTAAATTTTATTACAGGTCTGGTAAGAGCTAACTCTGTTAATTGTTGCACACGGTCTGACA contains:
- the LOC143185779 gene encoding TNF receptor-associated factor 6, with translation MAQMNNIKKDISDGGENVLCDNGMKEYLEPRFECPICLTWLRDPVLTSCGHKFCSQCIYTWLQKEGACCPVDSQPLKSESDLFRDLYTSREISQQRTPCPYQQFGCEIKLSPVDMEVHVTECIYKKKLPDSENIYCQFKSIGCIEVFCTEEDLHSHLETNMNLHLTMILKTLPRLSVNTNAVVAESRMWDPPPKCTSSEKTEPSSEWQQLLKSLYERIVVLEQQNRELSITVANQKSQLTTLQTSLQFNQEEMFLRSCNGVYIWRLQSFHEKLESMINDPLRMFYSPGFYTSPNGYKICARINVSSKDSEFLSLLLHIMKSENDDGLDWPFNGTMCFILVNPCDSNKDIREMTSSRPDLEAFRKPVCELNKRSFGYTEFVRIRDLPDFLNNDCLIFRIEVRVQDRYRIPI
- the LOC143185781 gene encoding polyprenal reductase; the encoded protein is MQVNIIRFLFIFSTVFTAILGLLINYVESYLPVLLSRFFRYGKFSCNVYEPIIAQIEVPKRWFKHFYIFAAPTSSCILYLCIYKYFLNGNIPETIIWILNATLGENRQPLVSPESTFLATLLLCLHCWKRFYETQCVNIFSNKMINISHYLVGFYHYIGTFLCVIGESIGFVEGSEGNFSWQNITYIQLACAIIFILSSYTQLKANYILRSLRKDKGNKTNSAVYKIPHGGLFEYVSGALHITEMIIYLTLSIILWKSITFHCVLLWVLVNQISTAVLTHKWYLQTFKNYPTSRKILIPYLF
- the Ostgamma gene encoding oligosaccharide transferase gamma subunit gives rise to the protein MMDYKIYITLLGLILSLNYVCCQYRTKNTQGTSLSDRVQQLTELALTRPVIKFNGAKFKEYVRTTPRNYSVVVMFTAMAPQRQCQICRHAKDEFVIVANSFRYLQAHSKKLFFATVDFDEGSDVFQMMRLNTAPVYMHFPPKGKPKPADTMDIQRVGFGAEAIAKWISERTDIQIRIFRPPNYSGTVAIIMLLILIGGFLYLRRNNLDFIYNKTIWGLGALFFTLTMISGQMWNHIRGPPFIHKSPDGNVAYIHASSQGQFILETYIVMVLNGAVVLGMILMTEAASRKGDVKKRRIFAAIGTGLVAIFFSLLLSIFRNKAQGYPYSLLFR